In Nocardioides faecalis, the following proteins share a genomic window:
- a CDS encoding NfeD family protein, translating to MTVFLVVGIVGIVVLALSLVVGDLFDGAFDALEGDWISTAVIGGFVSAFGFGGAAADGAGLPLPLALGVGAGSGLVVGWFAWWLTRLVKDSPSDATPSITDSVGRSARVVTDIPADGYGVVRVVVGGHTMQVNASALQPIPAGATVDVTGVLSPTAVSVTQVWQP from the coding sequence GTGACCGTCTTCCTGGTCGTCGGCATCGTCGGCATCGTCGTGCTCGCCCTGTCCCTGGTGGTCGGCGACCTCTTCGACGGAGCCTTCGACGCCCTCGAGGGGGACTGGATCTCCACCGCCGTCATCGGCGGCTTCGTCTCCGCCTTCGGCTTCGGCGGGGCGGCCGCCGACGGCGCCGGGCTGCCCCTGCCGCTCGCGCTGGGGGTCGGCGCCGGCTCCGGGCTCGTGGTCGGCTGGTTCGCCTGGTGGCTGACCCGCCTGGTCAAGGACAGTCCCAGCGACGCCACGCCCTCGATCACCGACTCCGTCGGTCGCTCCGCGCGCGTGGTCACCGACATCCCCGCCGACGGGTACGGCGTGGTCCGCGTCGTGGTCGGCGGGCACACCATGCAGGTCAACGCCAGCGCGCTGCAGCCCATCCCCGCCGGCGCGACCGTCGACGTCACCGGGGTGCTGTCCCCGACCGCGGTGAGCGTCACCCAGGTCTGGCAACCCTGA
- a CDS encoding flotillin family protein, whose protein sequence is MSSSVLVPIAGIVVLLVLLVLLVTSRYKVAGPNQAFIVTGRKGKAVINPETGELSTDLSGQKVVLGGGVFVVPFVQKLATMDLSSRRISVQIRGAVSGQGIKLNLDGVAIVKVGGNADQIRLAAQRFLSQQADIEPFTQEVLAGALRSIVGGLTVEQIIRDRAAFAQRVADESESSLTGQGLILDAFQIQDVTDDGTYLADLGRPEAARIEQAASIAEAEARRAAEQARIRAEEEIAIAQRQLALKQAEIKSETDAASAQAAAAGPLAQADRDQAILLEQEKVAVRQAALTERQLETQVRKPADAERYRVEQEAEARRTAEIAAADARKASTIAAAQAKAEETQLSGEAEKARRAALAEAEAIEGIKRGEAEKGRRVAEADALRAEGEAQAAATLAIGQAEAEAMDKRAEAFAHYNDAAVLQMLIEVLPQIAKEVASPIAAIDQLTILSTDGAGALPKQVTDNVTQTLQMLKTSTGLDLESLIHRSVDKAATGMGVVERKPAPADPPA, encoded by the coding sequence ATGAGCTCATCCGTCCTGGTGCCGATCGCCGGCATCGTCGTCCTGCTCGTCCTGCTGGTGCTGCTGGTCACCAGCCGCTACAAGGTGGCCGGGCCCAACCAGGCGTTCATCGTCACCGGCCGCAAGGGCAAGGCGGTGATCAACCCGGAGACCGGCGAGCTGTCCACCGACCTGTCCGGGCAGAAGGTCGTGCTCGGCGGCGGCGTCTTCGTGGTGCCGTTCGTGCAGAAGCTGGCCACGATGGACCTCTCCAGCCGCCGCATCTCGGTGCAGATCCGCGGCGCGGTCTCCGGGCAGGGCATCAAGCTCAACCTGGACGGGGTCGCGATCGTGAAGGTCGGCGGCAACGCCGACCAGATCCGGCTGGCCGCCCAGCGGTTCCTCTCCCAGCAGGCCGACATCGAGCCGTTCACCCAGGAGGTGCTCGCCGGCGCGCTGCGCTCGATCGTCGGCGGCCTGACGGTGGAGCAGATCATCCGTGACCGCGCCGCGTTCGCGCAGCGTGTCGCCGACGAGTCGGAGAGCTCGCTGACCGGGCAGGGCCTGATCCTGGACGCCTTCCAGATCCAGGACGTCACCGACGACGGCACCTACCTGGCCGACCTCGGTCGCCCCGAGGCCGCGCGCATCGAGCAGGCCGCCTCCATCGCCGAGGCCGAGGCCCGCCGGGCCGCCGAGCAGGCCCGGATCCGCGCCGAGGAGGAGATCGCCATCGCCCAGCGCCAGCTCGCGCTGAAGCAGGCCGAGATCAAGTCCGAGACCGACGCCGCCTCCGCGCAGGCCGCCGCCGCCGGCCCGCTGGCCCAGGCCGACCGCGACCAGGCGATCCTGCTGGAGCAGGAGAAGGTCGCCGTGCGCCAGGCCGCGCTGACCGAGCGCCAGCTCGAGACCCAGGTCCGCAAGCCCGCCGACGCCGAGCGCTACCGCGTCGAGCAGGAGGCCGAGGCACGTCGTACGGCGGAGATCGCGGCGGCCGACGCCCGCAAGGCCTCGACCATCGCCGCCGCCCAGGCCAAGGCCGAGGAGACCCAGCTGTCCGGTGAGGCGGAGAAGGCGCGGCGTGCCGCGCTCGCCGAGGCGGAGGCCATCGAGGGCATCAAGCGCGGTGAGGCCGAGAAGGGCCGCCGTGTGGCCGAGGCCGACGCGCTGCGCGCCGAGGGTGAGGCGCAGGCCGCCGCGACGCTGGCCATCGGTCAGGCCGAGGCCGAGGCGATGGACAAGCGCGCCGAGGCGTTCGCGCACTACAACGACGCCGCCGTGCTGCAGATGCTGATCGAGGTGCTGCCGCAGATCGCCAAGGAGGTCGCCTCCCCGATCGCCGCGATCGACCAGCTCACCATCCTGTCCACCGACGGCGCCGGCGCGCTGCCCAAGCAGGTCACCGACAACGTCACCCAGACGCTGCAGATGCTCAAGACCTCCACCGGTCTGGACCTGGAGTCGCTGATCCACCGTTCGGTCGACAAGGCCGCGACCGGCATGGGCGTCGTGGAGCGCAAGCCCGCTCCCGCCGACCCGCCGGCCTGA
- a CDS encoding cytochrome P450 has product MADRALLPPLPDAFSDRLTTARSYATWLLAHGVQRRLLTRAAARGDLIARLSVDPQVVADPFATYEQLRARGPLSDNGLVHGTVDHAVCNEVLRSDAFNTGGGHAELPVPLRRLLHRLLDPAALGPIDPPSMLVVDPPVHTHYRKQVARAFTARKVGRLADRVEVVAERLLDELAGTDEFDLVERYASLLPVAVIADLLGVSEADHGLLLELGNRAAVTLDPALTWRQYRTADTALRDMHRWFADHVASLRREPGDDLISQLATDTGPDALDEVALHQVGLLVLGAGFETTVNLIGNAVVLLDAHPDQLAWLLADDERWPGAVEEVLRHQSPVQVTLRAANTDVEVAGHTLRSGSGVLLFLGGANRDPAVFTDPAAFDVARPNAGEHLAFSAGVHFCLGASLARLETAVALRVLYRRHPQLRLAGAPARRRTRVLRGFEQLPVTTRAHSSVG; this is encoded by the coding sequence ATGGCCGACCGCGCGCTGCTCCCGCCCCTGCCCGACGCCTTCTCCGACCGACTGACCACCGCACGCTCGTACGCGACCTGGCTGCTCGCCCACGGCGTGCAACGGCGGCTGCTGACCCGCGCGGCGGCCCGCGGCGACCTGATCGCACGGCTCTCGGTGGACCCGCAGGTGGTCGCGGACCCGTTCGCCACCTACGAGCAGCTGCGCGCCCGCGGCCCGCTGAGCGACAACGGCCTGGTGCACGGCACCGTCGACCACGCGGTGTGCAACGAGGTGCTGCGCAGCGACGCGTTCAACACCGGCGGCGGGCACGCGGAGCTGCCGGTGCCGCTGCGCCGGCTGTTGCACCGGCTGCTCGACCCGGCCGCGCTGGGCCCGATCGACCCGCCGTCGATGCTCGTGGTGGACCCTCCGGTGCACACGCACTACCGCAAGCAGGTGGCCCGGGCCTTCACCGCGCGCAAGGTCGGCCGCCTGGCCGACCGGGTGGAGGTGGTGGCTGAGCGGCTGCTCGACGAGCTGGCTGGCACCGACGAGTTCGACCTGGTCGAGCGCTACGCCTCGCTGCTCCCGGTGGCGGTGATCGCCGACCTGCTCGGGGTCTCCGAGGCCGACCACGGCCTGCTGCTGGAGCTGGGCAACCGGGCCGCCGTGACGCTGGACCCCGCGCTGACCTGGCGGCAGTACCGCACCGCCGACACCGCGCTGCGCGACATGCACCGCTGGTTCGCCGACCACGTCGCCTCGCTGCGCCGCGAGCCCGGGGACGACCTGATCAGCCAGCTCGCCACCGACACCGGCCCGGACGCCCTGGACGAGGTCGCGCTGCACCAGGTCGGCCTGCTGGTGCTCGGCGCCGGGTTCGAGACCACGGTGAACCTGATCGGCAACGCCGTCGTACTGCTCGACGCGCACCCCGACCAGCTGGCCTGGCTGCTGGCCGACGACGAGCGCTGGCCGGGCGCGGTCGAGGAGGTGCTGCGCCATCAGTCGCCGGTCCAGGTGACGCTGCGCGCGGCGAACACCGACGTCGAGGTCGCGGGCCACACGCTGCGCAGCGGCAGCGGCGTGCTGCTCTTCCTCGGCGGCGCCAACCGCGACCCGGCGGTGTTCACCGACCCGGCCGCCTTCGACGTCGCCCGGCCCAACGCGGGCGAGCACCTGGCGTTCTCCGCCGGCGTGCACTTCTGCCTCGGCGCCAGCCTGGCCCGGCTGGAGACCGCGGTGGCCCTGCGCGTGCTCTACCGCCGCCACCCGCAGCTGCGCCTGGCCGGGGCGCCCGCCCGGCGTCGTACCCGGGTGCTGCGGGGGTTCGAGCAGCTGCCCGTGACGACGCGGGCGCACAGCAGCGTGGGCTGA
- a CDS encoding TetR/AcrR family transcriptional regulator: MPATPNRRQAKRHQTAQRLQQCALRLTLDKGYDGWTVDDLAEEAGVSRRTVFNYFDGKAEIVLGPPLYLDREQAEVFVAGGPTGNLLADALALAADMIAAHTTDEMFSASRNAILSDVVLIKLVHERFTAITDEFVDLMQQREGDAFNPARARLLTNLVVAIFDNAAERAEAQPDRPFSEHFHDAVIDARAVLS; encoded by the coding sequence GTGCCCGCCACCCCCAACCGCCGTCAGGCCAAGCGGCACCAGACCGCGCAGCGTCTGCAGCAGTGCGCGCTGCGGCTGACGCTGGACAAGGGGTACGACGGCTGGACCGTCGACGACCTCGCCGAGGAGGCCGGGGTCTCGCGGCGCACCGTGTTCAACTACTTCGACGGCAAGGCCGAGATCGTGCTGGGCCCGCCCCTGTACCTGGACCGCGAGCAGGCGGAGGTGTTCGTCGCCGGCGGCCCGACAGGCAACCTGCTCGCCGACGCGCTGGCGCTGGCCGCGGACATGATCGCCGCGCACACCACCGACGAGATGTTCTCGGCGAGCCGCAACGCCATCCTCAGCGACGTCGTACTGATCAAGCTGGTGCACGAGCGCTTCACGGCGATCACCGACGAGTTCGTCGACCTCATGCAGCAGCGCGAGGGCGACGCCTTCAACCCCGCCCGCGCCCGGCTGCTGACCAACCTCGTGGTCGCGATCTTCGACAACGCCGCCGAGCGTGCCGAGGCCCAGCCGGACCGCCCCTTCTCCGAGCACTTCCACGACGCGGTCATCGACGCCCGCGCCGTGCTCAGCTGA